The proteins below come from a single Aptenodytes patagonicus chromosome 2, bAptPat1.pri.cur, whole genome shotgun sequence genomic window:
- the FBXL7 gene encoding F-box/LRR-repeat protein 7 isoform X1, with product MGANNGKQYGSEGKGSSSISSDVSSSTDHTPTKAQKNAATSEDSDLSMRTLSTPSPALIFPPNSPGFQNGRGSSTSSSSVTGETVAMVHSPPPTRLTHPLIRLASKHQKEQANIDRLPDHSMVQIFSFLPTNQLCRCARVCRRWYNLAWDPRLWRTIRLTGETINVDRALKVLTRRLCQDTPNVCLMLETVIVSGCRRLTDRGLYTIAQCCPELRRLEVSGCYNISNEAVFDVVSLCPNLEHLDVSGCSKVTCISLTREASIKLSPLHGKQISIRYLDMTDCFVLEDEGLHTIAAHCTQLTHLYLRRCVRITDEGLRYLMIYCTSIKELSVSDCRFVSDFGMREIAKLESRLRYLSIAHCGRITDVGIRYIAKYCSKLRYLNARGCEGITDHGVEYLAKNCTKLKSLDIGKCPLVSDTGLEFLALNCFNLKRLSLKSCESITGQGLQIVAANCFDLQMLNVQDCDVSVDALRFVKRHCKRCIIEHTNPAFF from the exons ACTCCGACCTGAGCATGCGGACACTCAGCACACCCAGTCCAGCATTAATATTTCCACCGAATTCCCCCGGTTTCCAGAATGGCAGAGGGTCGTCAACGTCTTCATCCTCAGTCACTGGGGAAACTGTTGCCATGGTCCACTCGCCGCCTCCAACCCGTCTCACTCATCCTCTCATCCGTCTGGCATCCAAGCACCAGAAGGAACAGGCCAACATAGACCGGCTGCCTGACCACTCCATGGTCCAGATATTCTCCTTCCTGCCCACCAACCAGCTGTGCCGCTGTGCCCGTGTGTGCCGCCGCTGGTATAACCTTGCCTGGGACCCCCGACTTTGGAGGACTATTCGCCTGACTGGCGAGACAATCAACGTAGACAGGGCTCTTAAAGTGCTGACCCGGAGGCTTTGTCAGGATACACCCAACGTATGTCTCATGTTGGAGACGGTAATTGTTAGTGGCTGCAGGCGGCTCACAGACAGAGGACTCTACACCATTGCCCAGTGCTGTCCAgaactgaggaggctggaggtgtctggctgttACAACATCTCCAATGAGGCCGTCTTTGATGTCGTGTCACTGTGCCCAAACCTGGAACACCTGGATGTGTCAG GCTGCTCCAAAGTAACATGCATCAGTTTGACTCGCGAAGCCTCCATCAAGCTGTCTCCCTTACATGGGAAACAAATCTCCATTCGCTACTTGGACATGACAGACTGCTTCGTCCTGGAGGACGAGGGACTGCACACCATTGCCGCTCACTGCACTCAACTGACCCACCTGTACCTGCGCCGCTGTGTCCGCATCACCGACGAGGGTCTCCGCTACCTGATGATTTACTGCACATCCATTAAGGAACTGAGCGTGAGCGACTGTCGCTTTGTCAGTGACTTCGGCATGCGGGAGATCGCCAAGCTGGAGTCGCGCCTCCGATACCTTAGCATCGCTCACTGCGGCCGGATCACAGACGTAGGCATCCGTTACATAGCCAAATACTGCAGCAAGCTGCGCTACCTCAACGCGCGGGGCTGCGAGGGCATCACGGACCACGGTGTGGAGTACCTCGCCAAAAATTGCACAAAACTCAAATCGCTAGATATTGGCAAGTGCCCTCTGGTCTCAGACACCGGCCTGGAGTTTCTAGCCCTCAACTGCTTCAACCTGAAGCGCCTGAGCCTGAAATCATGCGAGAGCATCACTGGGCAGGGCCTGCAGATTGTAGCTGCCAACTGTTTTGACCTGCAGATGTTGAATGTGCAGGACTGCGATGTCTCTGTGGATGCTCTGCGATTTGTTAAACGACATTGCAAGCGCTGTATTATAGAGCACACCAACCCTGCCTTCTTCTGA
- the FBXL7 gene encoding F-box/LRR-repeat protein 7 isoform X2, whose product MRTLSTPSPALIFPPNSPGFQNGRGSSTSSSSVTGETVAMVHSPPPTRLTHPLIRLASKHQKEQANIDRLPDHSMVQIFSFLPTNQLCRCARVCRRWYNLAWDPRLWRTIRLTGETINVDRALKVLTRRLCQDTPNVCLMLETVIVSGCRRLTDRGLYTIAQCCPELRRLEVSGCYNISNEAVFDVVSLCPNLEHLDVSGCSKVTCISLTREASIKLSPLHGKQISIRYLDMTDCFVLEDEGLHTIAAHCTQLTHLYLRRCVRITDEGLRYLMIYCTSIKELSVSDCRFVSDFGMREIAKLESRLRYLSIAHCGRITDVGIRYIAKYCSKLRYLNARGCEGITDHGVEYLAKNCTKLKSLDIGKCPLVSDTGLEFLALNCFNLKRLSLKSCESITGQGLQIVAANCFDLQMLNVQDCDVSVDALRFVKRHCKRCIIEHTNPAFF is encoded by the exons ATGCGGACACTCAGCACACCCAGTCCAGCATTAATATTTCCACCGAATTCCCCCGGTTTCCAGAATGGCAGAGGGTCGTCAACGTCTTCATCCTCAGTCACTGGGGAAACTGTTGCCATGGTCCACTCGCCGCCTCCAACCCGTCTCACTCATCCTCTCATCCGTCTGGCATCCAAGCACCAGAAGGAACAGGCCAACATAGACCGGCTGCCTGACCACTCCATGGTCCAGATATTCTCCTTCCTGCCCACCAACCAGCTGTGCCGCTGTGCCCGTGTGTGCCGCCGCTGGTATAACCTTGCCTGGGACCCCCGACTTTGGAGGACTATTCGCCTGACTGGCGAGACAATCAACGTAGACAGGGCTCTTAAAGTGCTGACCCGGAGGCTTTGTCAGGATACACCCAACGTATGTCTCATGTTGGAGACGGTAATTGTTAGTGGCTGCAGGCGGCTCACAGACAGAGGACTCTACACCATTGCCCAGTGCTGTCCAgaactgaggaggctggaggtgtctggctgttACAACATCTCCAATGAGGCCGTCTTTGATGTCGTGTCACTGTGCCCAAACCTGGAACACCTGGATGTGTCAG GCTGCTCCAAAGTAACATGCATCAGTTTGACTCGCGAAGCCTCCATCAAGCTGTCTCCCTTACATGGGAAACAAATCTCCATTCGCTACTTGGACATGACAGACTGCTTCGTCCTGGAGGACGAGGGACTGCACACCATTGCCGCTCACTGCACTCAACTGACCCACCTGTACCTGCGCCGCTGTGTCCGCATCACCGACGAGGGTCTCCGCTACCTGATGATTTACTGCACATCCATTAAGGAACTGAGCGTGAGCGACTGTCGCTTTGTCAGTGACTTCGGCATGCGGGAGATCGCCAAGCTGGAGTCGCGCCTCCGATACCTTAGCATCGCTCACTGCGGCCGGATCACAGACGTAGGCATCCGTTACATAGCCAAATACTGCAGCAAGCTGCGCTACCTCAACGCGCGGGGCTGCGAGGGCATCACGGACCACGGTGTGGAGTACCTCGCCAAAAATTGCACAAAACTCAAATCGCTAGATATTGGCAAGTGCCCTCTGGTCTCAGACACCGGCCTGGAGTTTCTAGCCCTCAACTGCTTCAACCTGAAGCGCCTGAGCCTGAAATCATGCGAGAGCATCACTGGGCAGGGCCTGCAGATTGTAGCTGCCAACTGTTTTGACCTGCAGATGTTGAATGTGCAGGACTGCGATGTCTCTGTGGATGCTCTGCGATTTGTTAAACGACATTGCAAGCGCTGTATTATAGAGCACACCAACCCTGCCTTCTTCTGA